A part of Denitratisoma oestradiolicum genomic DNA contains:
- a CDS encoding DEAD/DEAH box helicase has translation MSFSSLGLRAEILKSIAGQGYDTPTPIQSQAIPIALQGRDLMAAAQTGTGKTAGFTLPILHLLSADSALSVKRFKPRALILTPTRELAVQVHDSVRTYGAHLPLRATAIYGGVSMGPQTRALKSGTDIVVATPGRLLDHINERNADLSGIEILVLDEADRMLDMGFIRDIRRIISLLPKKKQSLLFSATFSDEIRGLAQGLLVDPISVEVARRNAPAEAVAQAVYPVDRVRKKDLLVKLIKDHSWHQVLVFTRTKHGADALARHLEQNGISSAALHGNKTQGARQRALDDFKRLKVNVLVATDIAARGIDIDQLPQVVNYELPNVPEDYVHRIGRTGRAGADGAAISLVCIDEQKLLRDIEKVLKRGIEKRMEPGFEPDPSIRPEPLQKPRVARPGGFSSRGPAGPGRSDAARRSPPKPRSGANHHSGSRHR, from the coding sequence ATGAGTTTTTCCAGCCTCGGCCTGCGCGCCGAGATTCTCAAGTCCATTGCCGGCCAGGGTTACGATACCCCGACCCCGATTCAATCCCAGGCGATTCCCATCGCCCTGCAAGGCCGCGACCTGATGGCCGCGGCCCAGACCGGCACCGGCAAGACGGCCGGTTTCACCCTGCCCATCCTGCACCTTCTGTCAGCGGACAGCGCCCTTTCCGTCAAGCGCTTCAAGCCCCGTGCGCTGATTCTGACCCCTACCCGGGAACTGGCGGTCCAGGTCCATGACAGTGTACGCACCTATGGTGCCCACCTGCCCCTGCGGGCCACCGCCATTTATGGCGGCGTCAGCATGGGTCCCCAGACCCGTGCACTGAAGTCCGGCACCGACATCGTGGTGGCCACTCCCGGGCGCCTGCTGGACCATATCAACGAACGCAATGCCGACCTGTCGGGCATCGAGATCCTGGTGCTGGACGAGGCCGACCGGATGCTGGACATGGGCTTCATCCGCGACATTCGGCGCATCATTTCCCTGCTGCCGAAGAAAAAGCAAAGCCTGCTCTTCTCCGCCACCTTCTCCGACGAGATTCGCGGTCTGGCTCAGGGCCTGCTGGTAGACCCAATCAGTGTCGAGGTGGCGCGCCGCAATGCGCCAGCGGAAGCGGTTGCCCAGGCCGTGTATCCGGTGGACCGGGTGCGCAAGAAAGATCTGCTGGTGAAGCTGATCAAGGATCATAGCTGGCACCAGGTGTTGGTATTCACCCGCACCAAGCACGGCGCCGATGCCCTTGCGCGGCACCTGGAGCAGAACGGCATCAGTTCCGCCGCCCTGCACGGCAACAAGACTCAGGGCGCCCGGCAACGGGCTCTGGATGACTTCAAGCGCCTCAAGGTGAATGTGCTGGTGGCCACCGATATCGCTGCCCGGGGCATCGACATCGACCAACTGCCCCAGGTGGTGAACTACGAGTTACCCAATGTGCCGGAAGACTATGTACACCGCATCGGCCGCACCGGCCGGGCCGGTGCCGATGGCGCGGCGATATCCCTGGTCTGCATCGACGAGCAGAAGCTGTTGCGGGATATCGAGAAAGTGCTCAAGCGTGGCATCGAAAAACGCATGGAACCGGGATTCGAACCGGACCCCAGCATCCGGCCGGAACCGCTGCAAAAACCCCGCGTCGCACGGCCCGGTGGTTTTTCAAGCCGTGGCCCGGCAGGCCCCGGCCGTTCCGACGCCGCCCGCAGAAGCCCGCCCAAACCACGAAGCGGCGCCAACCACCATTCGGGTAGCCGGCATCGCTGA